AATAATGGAGGTCTCTTTGTGAGCTCGGGTATAGTACAGGTAATCCAAATGGGTTTTCTCATCTTTTACATATTGAACAAACTCAATATAGTGATCAAAAAAACTATTGACATCCGCTATTTTTTTTTCCAAATACTTTCTTTGTTTTCCTACACTCAGTCTTGGAAAATGTATTTCAAAGGATCGAATTTCACTAAAATAAATGAGTATGCTTATCGGTTGTACTTTTACTTTTTTGAAAAATTGAATCTCTTCCTGGTCATTGGGAAATGAGGTTGCTATTAGAATATTGTTCATTTCATGCAGAACGTTTTTACAGGCACTTATGGATAAATTGGAACGTACTAAAATATCAGGAATTTTTCTTTAATATTTTTTAATTGCATGTGTAGATTTACAAGTAATTTTTCAAATTTCATAGCAGTAATTTTGAGGGGATTCTAGTCACATTCCATTGAAAACGAACGATATAATGTGATTAAAATGGGTTAATACTATATTTGTTAACATAATTTTAACAAAAAGCATGCCTAATTTCTAAATGAAAAATTCACAATGTATTTTGGAAGCTAATTTTATAATTTTTTGAGGCTTTATTCCGCTTAGGTTTTAAGGTTGTCCTGTTAGCAGATAGTTTTCTATTCAAGAAAAATCAGATAGAATTTGCATCCCTATAAATCCTCTCCAAATTTAACCGGAGATCCTCCTTGGAATATTGGTTGGTTTTTTGAGGCACTTCTTTTTCAATAGATTGCAATTTGAATTGGACTTTCTTATCCTTGCCATCGGCAAAAGCAATAAACTCACCCTGTTTTAATCGAAAGAAAATATCCGCTCGACGTTTGGAAACTTCTTTTTCTCCTTTGGTAATTCGGCTCTCAAAACTCAATCCACTATTTTTACTGATGCTATGGGTGGGTTTTTTAATGATTTCAAAGAAACGCTCATAATATTTAGCGGTGTCTGGGTCGTTGACCTTGCCAAAGAATTGATAGGATAAATTGCTTAAAATGGCTTTACTCATTTTATCTCCATAGAGAATGTCATTTTGTACTTTGTCTTGCATCACGTAAATAGTAGCAATATCATAACTTCGGAGTGTTGCAGGAACACGGTGCATATTCAGCAGTTTAATGGTTGGCGCTTCCTCCATCATTAAAAAAGAGGAACGTTGCCCCCGAATACTCATTTGCTTGATAACCGTGTGCATAATAGCAGCAATTATTGGAGAATAAGCGGATTCATATTTGGGATGGTTCACGATGGAAATTACCGATGGATTTTCATTGCTGTTGATATTTAAAGGCACTTCATCTTTTGACAATACCATAAACAGTTGTTGGGAACTTATCTTTTTAAAAGCATTCGCCAAGGTGCTTTTTACACCTGCGGTTTGTTTGTCGGAATCCATACCATTGATAAAGGCACTTGCCATACTTTTGGAAGTGATGTTAGAACTCACGAAAGCTACCAATCGTTTGGTGGTCATCGATTGAAAAATGGCAATCAAATAAGGTAAGGTGCAAAATTGTGGATAGGATGTTTTAAGCTTCCAAATCATTCCTGCCATTAATCCTTCCACCGCATCGCTGAAGAATTTTGATGTACTGTTGGTGCTAGATTCCCCCAACTCCAATAAATTTTCAATAAGAACTTTAGATAATTCATTGACACTTTCTTCGTTGGGCAAATATCTTGGTGCGATGGGATTGACGCAGTAATGAATTTGGTCAAAAGCAATGGTATAGAATTTTACATTCTTGTTTTTAAATAAAGGGTAGGCAATTTCGGTAAGTTCAAAATCCTTGTAATCGTGCAGAATACCACAAAATTCATGTTTGCTGAAATGCTGCAAAAAATTGTAAATCACACTTTCCGTTTTTCCACTTCCGGCAGATCCGATGACAGAGGCTCCTCTCTTAATATTCTCAATTCTAAATCTCCCCCAACGCAGTTTTAAATGGACCTGATACTTCTTATCTTTTTTCACCGACTCCTCACGATGAAGAAAAACATATGCTATTGTACCTAGAAATATTATTGGTACAATGATAAAAACAATACTATGTGCTATTGATAAATTCATATGCCGATGGAGCCGGATTCTATCGCCTTGCCAATGCCCTGTTTTAATCTTTGGAGAGCTTTTAATGCCAATTGCACTTGATTGGTTGGAATGTTCAGCAAGCTGGTATTAACTCCCGATTTGCCCAAGAGTTTAAAGGCAAGTGCTCTTTCATTAGTCGGTAATCCGGAAAGAATCGAAAAATACAGCTTTGGATTTTTAACAAAGGTCTTTCTAGCAGTATAGGTTTCCACATAATTTCGTTTGTACTGAAACAAATTGTCGAAAGTCTTTTCGGATGCTTTAAAGAAGCTATCCCTATCAAAGCCTCGCTTTACAAGTTTGCCATTAAAAACGGTTTCCGATGCCTTGTACTTGCTTCCGGGAGACAAGCTATAGGTGTTGGACATATCTTTTCTGCTCATGATGATATGGATATGGCTTTGCGACCCTTCTTTTGGCATGCCTCTTACGATACGCTTGCCGTCTTGCTGGTGTGGCGCTTCTTTCTCCAATTGCTTAATTGTATCTTTTAAATTTTTGATATTTCCATTGCTATTACCAGCTTCTATTTTTCGAATTTCATTTTTAAGCGCTAGAATTTTAGTGGCATACGATTGGTTCTCTTGAATCTGTTTGTCCTTGCCTTTAAAGGTTCGTTGGTGTTCAATCTTTGCATAGTATTTGATATCATCCACCGAAACGGGATTTTCTCGATAAAATGAGGCTGCATAGTCTTTCATCAATTCTCGGGTATATTTCTTTAGCTCTTCGGAATGATTTTGCAATCGTCTTAGTTCACGGGCACTTGGATTGACCGTAATGGAATAAAACTTAGGTTCGGTCTTTTTTAGTTTAGCCGTATTGCCATCAATTTCTTGGATGACTTCCTTGCTCGATATTTCTTCGCCGTATTGGTTAAAAAAATGTTCCATTTCATCGATGGATTTGTCGTCATTTTCTTTTTCAAGATAGGCTACAAAATCGGCAACGCTCTGTGTATAATTACTGTCTAAGGTTTGTTTGGTTATCGTGATATACATCTTATAATTTTTGCTTTAGGTTTTCAAATTCTTCTTTGCTCAAATTCAGTTTTAAATAGCCTCCTCCAAAACTGCCTTTTACATAAGTGGTTTTTGCGATGATTTTCCTTAAATCATCTTTAGCGATTTGATGTTGCCGTTGTACTGCTTGATATTGATTTCTGTAGTAGTCCAGTTCCTCATTTTCGGTAATCAATTCTTGTTGTTCAAAGAGTTCTTCTTGTGGCTCATTGTCATCTGGACTTTCCTGAAAGAGTAATTCTAGCATTGCATTTGTAGGCTTGGTTTGATTCTTTTCGATGTCTTTAATGATAGCAATCACAGCTTCTGTCCGCTTTCGGTTTTTGATCAATTCTTGCCCAAGGCTTTTCTCAAATCGTTCGGGAGGCGAAAAGCCATGCCACTCAAAAAAGTCGATAATAAGATCCATTGTTACGGAATAGGAATTGGAGACCTTCTTGGAAAAACTCTTGAATCTTTTTGCTGTGGCTCTTTTGAAACGTATGGTATAAAAGTTGTCCATAATAAAAATTGCATTGGGTCATATTTTTCCAATATTTATAGGAGCTACCAAGCGATTTGACCCAATTTTCGGCTTACTCCTTAAAAAACAGAAACACCCAAAGCCTAATAAACAGGGGCTTTGCGAAGCAAAATGAATTTGCAACACCGCCTCGGCGTGTTACCCTCTTGCTTATCAATTTTTCGTGCCCTAGGACGAAAATTTTCAAACAACCCGACTATCGTCAGTTGCTACTTCTGTTACTTTTTTTAGGCTTTTAGTCATCAAGGAAAGTCAAATCAAAATAGGCTGATGACCATAAGAAATAAATGTATTTCAATCCTGTAAAGATATGTATTTTAGGGGATTAAGCATAAAAAAAAGCCCTTCATAATAAAAGGGCTCATTTGTTGCAATTTGCTATTTAGATAGTAAAAATATACTTAAAATTGTATAGATTTCGTATCGCTTCTTCTTCCAACATAGTTTGGTAATTTATATAGTGCTCTTTGGCGTAGTCTCTAATTTGTTCCCCAAACCTACTTTCGACATCTTCTTTTGAAACGGAAAGTAAATACTGTTGTGTCTCTTCATCAAGGTTGTTATAATTCAAATAGACCATACTATATATTTTTAAAGATTTATAATAAATTGTTATCCGCAAAACTGTAAAATGCACCATCAAAAATAAGAATCAAATGATCCAAAAGTTTGATGTCTAAAAATTCAGAAGCTTGCTTAATTTTAGTAGTTAATCGCTTATCGGCTTCACTGGGTTTTAGAGTTCCTGAGGGATGGTTGTGACAAATAATGATTCCGGTAGTTAGCGTTTTCAATGCCACAGCAAATAAGATGCGAACATCGACCAATGTACCCGCAATTCCACCGTTGGATATTTCAATAATACCTTTAACAATATTAGAATTATTCATCAAGACTACTTTAAAAGATTCATGTAATTCGATAGTGTCTTGATTCCAATGCTCAAATAAAAGATTTGCAGCATCTGCGGAACGGTTTATTTTGCAAGGAGTTTTCGTTTCCTTGCTCTTATAGCTAATTTTAATTTCGTTAACTTTGTTTTTCATTGTTATTAATTTAAGGATGAATAATTAAAAGAGGGTGTTTCTGTGTAAGGCGACACCCTCTTTCTTATTTTAATATTCGCTTGGTAGCATCAAGGTATTATCTACAAAAAACAAGCGCAATTCCTTTAATGGAAAGTCCGTTACACGGTATTTGTGTGTTTCTAATATATTGTCATTGCCATCACTGTAAATAAGTAATGCCTTGCATTGTTTTTTCACTTGTTCCTGTTCCGAAAGTCTTTTAAAATCAATGGTTATAAAACTGCTTTTATCTCGTAAACTTTTAGCAATTACAGAAGCATCTGTGATGAGCCAAAAGCATTCCGCTACATTTGCTAAATATTTTAAACCGTCTGTAAATCGGGTTTGTAACAATGGGATTTGAAAGAACATTTCCGAGCCGTGAAAATGTTGCAAATTCTGTTTAATTTCGTTTTCTATATTTTTCATGCTTATCTCATTTTAAGATTAAATAGGAGAGAAAGGTGTAGCATCCAAAGAGTACACCCATCAAAACCTGGTGTTTACTTGTTGCCTAATAACAAAATCTCATTGGCTTCCACTTCCGTTACATAGCGCTGATTTCCATCGTCTGTGGTATAGTTTCGAGTTTTTAGTTTTCCTACAATTCCAATTTCTTTGCCTTTACCTGCAAACTTTTCAATGATTTCGGCAGTCTTTCCCCAAGCGACAATGGCATGCCAGTTGGTGTCCGTTTGCTTTTCTCCTTTGGAGTTTTTGTAGTTCTCATTGGTAGCTAAAGAAAATTGAGCTACTTTTTTACCGCTTTCGAGGTTTGTAATGTTTGGATCTTGTCCAACGTTTCCAATTAACTGTACATGATTTTTAATGGTACTCATAATAAAAAGATTTAAGGTCTGTCTTGTATCGACAGACGGGTTAATACTATTGCCTGAAGTATTCAAGCTGTTTAAAATCGATTTACTTATTATATCCAGAGTGTTCTCCTTTTTTTGTTTTTAGCTGCACTTCCTTATTGGATATTTTGTGATGACTACCTAATTCTATATATTGATTTACTTCCCATAGAGCCTTCGTTGTTACCTTTTTTTGATGCTTGGTATGATTCAATATTCCGGTTGGATAAGGCGTATAAAAAAGAGATCCGTTTTTTGCGGGCCTGGCTTTATGCCGCTGCTCCAAACGGAATGTTGTTGTTTTGCTGTCAAAAAAGGGAAGAATGGAGGATCGGAAAGTAAACTCGATAAACGAAGAGAAATTTAAAATATCAGGAAGTGCAACTAAATGCAGGTAAGAAATTCCTATTAAGCGGACGTAAGCCAAAAAGTTGATATTGGAATTGGATTCGTATTTCTCAAAAGATAATTTCTAGTAAGAAAGCAACAATTTCAAGAGTGGCTTTTGGGCTTGTGTCCAAGACTTTTTGAATGAAACGCTTTTCCCGGAATGAAGTGTAACGTAATGAAGGGGAATGGGCTGAAAGAATGTTAAAACGGATTATTAGAATAAATGAAAAAGAAAATTTTCGTTTTATCCCGAGGATTAAACTTCAAAAATTAATAACAAAATTTTCAGTTTTTATTAAACCATTTATCCTTTGGATAGTCTAAGTGTTCAAAAGCATGTTCATTACTTTTTTAATACAATAATCCCTCAAAATATTGGAATGAATAAATTAGAATTAGTAACGTTTTTTTTGCATTTTCGTGATGCTTTTTTCTTTTAAAAATTACGCTCAAAGTATTACCGGTAAAGTTTTAGATAAAGAAAACACAGCTTTAGAGTATGTTGCGGTTGCATTGTTAAATCCGCAAGATTCTGTTTTGGTTAGTTATACCACAACGAATAAATATGGGGATTTTGAATTGAACAATTTAGATACAGGGAGCTATATTTTTCAATTAAATTTCGTTGGTTTTGATGTTTATCAGAAAAAAATCACGTTTCAAGAACAAGATATTTCCTTTGGATCTATCATTTTAGGAGATACTACTAATACCCTTGATGAAGTTGTTTTACAAGCAATAATTCCTATCACAATAAAAAAAGATACAATTTCTTACAATACCAAAGCCTTTAAAATTCGAATAGAAGATAGCGCCGAAGATTTACTCTAAAAATTACCGGGAGTTGAAGTCGATGCCGCAGGAAATATTACAGCTCAAGGCGAAGAGGTTACAAAAGTTTATGTCGATGGGAAAGAATTTTTTAGTGATGACCCCAAAATCGCGAGCAAAAATTTATCCGCGGACGCGATAAAAAGTATAGAAGTTATTGATGAAATGAGCGATAAAAACAGAGTTACCGGGATAAAAGATTCTGAGCGAAACAAAGTAATTAATTTGACTTTAAAAGATCGTAATAAAGTAAACGATTTCGGTAAGGCTCAAGGTGGTTATGGTACAGATGACCGGTATATGTCGAGCTTAAATTACAATATTTTTACCCCAAAAGTGCAGCTTTCAATCATAGGAATCTATAACAATATAAATACAACAGGTGCAGATATTGATGAAATTATGGATTTCAGTAAAGGCGGGCGACACTCTTTTGGAGGAAGAAATAACGATCCGACTTACGGGTTTTTAACTACCGGAATAGGTGGTTTTAATTTTGGCTATGAGTTTAAAAAAGATCAAAATTTAAATGCCGATTACTTTTATAATTACAACAAGGCAACTTCTGGTTTGATTGAAACCGATCGTGTTGAATTTATTAATGATCAAGAAATTAGAACCGAAAGTAAAAGTAATGACGAAGATATTACAAATAGCCATAAAGCCAATTTTAATTATAGAGACCGTTCTAAAAAAATGAGCTCGTTTAATTTAAGAGGTAAAATAGCTTCTAATAATACCGATTCTTTTGGAGATGAATCTTTAAATAAATATAATGGTGCTGGCGAGTTGGATTTAGGAAGTCTCGGGAAATCTGAAAGCAGCGCAGAAAGCAGTTCTGGTACTATAAATGCGAATTATGTTCGTCGCTTTTTAGAAAATAGTAAAAGAAACATTCAAATAAAAGGAGGTTTTAGAGGAAGTAATAATGATAGAAATAGCAGTAATATGCAAGATAATTCCTATAATATTTCAAACCCAAATGCATCTTATACTGTTTTAAACGAAATATATAAATCATCTACCACCAAAAAATTAAATTACAATTTAAGTGTAGAATATACAGAGCCATTAGCAGAAAATCATTTTATAGAATTTCAAGTTGGCACCAGAACTTCTAATCAAGATGATGATGTTGATCAAGAGAATTTTGAAAACGGAGTGCAAACGAATCCATTGATATATGAACAAAATTATAAAAACAGTAATTTGGTTGGAGGTCTGTTTTACAATTTTAGTAATGAAAATTTAGTATTAAATATTGGTGGTGTAATTGTAAACGAAAATCAAGATTTTGGTTTGGAAGGAGAAGAAAACTATGATTTTACTTATACCAATTTTAATCCAAAAATATTTTTTAGATATCGTCCGAAAAGAAGCAAGCTTTTTATGTTCAAAGCAGAGAAGAAAATAAATTTAGCATCGGTAGCGCAACTTACTCCGGTAATAAATAATTTTAACCCTTTATTCATTAAAACAGGAAACCCAAATTTGAGTCCGGAAAATGAGTATGAATTTTTCGCTATGGCAAACAATTTTAATTTTTCTTCCGGATTTTATTACCACGCGAGAATTAATTTTAGTTATATAACTGATGCCATTGTTACCAATCAATTTACGGATAATTTAGGAATAAGAACAACTACCTATGCCAATTTAGGCGAGAAAGAGGATTTTAATGTGAGTGTTAGATTTGGTAAAAGGATAGAATCTTTGAATTTTCGTTACAATATAAAACTTTCGGGAGGTTTTGATAATTACCAGTCTATTATTAATGATGAAATTAATACAACGAAATCAAAAAATGGAACGCTGGGATTTTCTTTAGAGAACAACAAAAAAGACAATTTAGACGCTTCCGTTGGAGCAGATTTCAGCAAGAATATGGCAAAGTTTTCTACAGGAAAAACAAAAGAGCGAGAGTATTTTCAACAAACCTATTTTGCTAAAATGGATTGGAATATTACCAATAGATTTAATATAGATAGTCAATTTAAATACGAAATATATCAGGACAGCAATTTTGATTCCGATCAATCAATTCCTATTTGGAATGCTTCGGTTTCGTATGCTTTTCTAAAAGGAAATAGTTTAAATGTAAAATTATCGGCATTAGATATTTTAAATAAAAGTATCGGTTTAATTAGAGATAGTAATACCAATTATTACCAGGAAGTCAACCGCGAAGTTTTAGGAAATTATTATATGCTAAGTTTAACCTATATTTTAAATGCGAGTAAAGTTCCACAAAAACCGCAAAAAGGAGGTAGACACGGTAGGCATCATTAAGAGGATAATTGATTCGTTGAATTTTTTAGTCTAATGTATTATATGTTTTGTCAAAGAATTAAATTAATACAATCCTTTACTTTTAATGGTAGTAAAATAACCATCAAAAAAAATTAAACTTCTGGAAAATATTTGCTTAAAACGTGTATTTCAATCATATTAAGGTCACGTATACAATTAGCCATAAAAGCATTTAATTGCACATATAAATTGATTCACTTCGCAAAGCGCCTTCATTGTTACCCTTTTTGACACTTGATATGATTAATATTTCGATTGGATTAGGCGTATAAATAAGAGATATAATTTTTGCGAGTCTGGCTTTATCCCGTCGCTCCAAAAGGAATATTGTCGTTTTGCAATCAACATAGGGAACAATGGAAATCCGGAAAGTGAACTCAAAAAACGAAAAGAAATTCAAAAAATTAGGAAGTTCAACTAAATGCATTAACAGAGATTTCTATGAAGCGGACTTAAGCCAAGAAGTTCTTATTGAAATTGGATTCTTACTTCTCAAAAAAGAAAGTCTCATAAATAAGTACCATTTCAAGAGCGGCTTTTGGACTTGTGTCCAAGGCCTTTTGAATGAAACCCTTTTCCTGAAATGAAGTGTAACGAAATGCAGGGGAATGGGCTGAGGAAATGTTTAAACAAACTATCAAGTACATTCTAGTTTTTTTACAACAAATTTATACTGTGAAACTAAAATATTAAAAGTGACCTCTATGATTTTTTTTATGAACATGACAATTCGACCTTTAAAAAGTTTATTCTTTTTTTTGGAATACAGGCTTAAAAATTCCTATCTACACTTTACCTTCAAGAGATAAAATACAGTTATTGATGGGTAAATTTTACCAATAATAAATCAGTAGTTTCAATTTATTTTGTATGAAAATATTTTATAAAAAGGAAAATATGTATCCGATTGAACAAAAGGCAATGTCTAATCTAATTATAGACAAAGTAGATAAAGCAGGTATAATTGCCATGCTCATAATTGATGAATTAAACCATGCTGTTCCTGTAGCTAAAGCATTGCTTGCAGGTGGAATAGATACTATTGAATTAACATTAAGAACTCCTGTGGCGTTAGATGCTGCAAGAGCAATTAAAAAAGAATTACCTGAAATAACCCTTGGTTTTGGTACAGTTTTAACACTTGATCAAGTAAACGCAGTAAAAGAAGTAGAAGCTGATTTTGCAGTTTCCCCAGGTTGTAACCCCAAAATAATAGCAGAAGCATATAAGCTTGGTTTGTCTTTTTCCCCAGGAATTATGACGCCAACTGATATTGAAATGGCTATTGAGCAAGGGTGTAGAATATTAAAATATTTTCCTGCGGAATCTTCTGGAGGAATGAACCATTTGGTAAATATG
The nucleotide sequence above comes from Aureibaculum algae. Encoded proteins:
- a CDS encoding carboxypeptidase-like regulatory domain-containing protein — protein: MLFSFKNYAQSITGKVLDKENTALEYVAVALLNPQDSVLVSYTTTNKYGDFELNNLDTGSYIFQLNFVGFDVYQKKITFQEQDISFGSIILGDTTNTLDEVVLQAIIPITIKKDTISYNTKAFKIRIEDSAEDLL
- a CDS encoding single-stranded DNA-binding protein encodes the protein MSTIKNHVQLIGNVGQDPNITNLESGKKVAQFSLATNENYKNSKGEKQTDTNWHAIVAWGKTAEIIEKFAGKGKEIGIVGKLKTRNYTTDDGNQRYVTEVEANEILLLGNK
- a CDS encoding outer membrane beta-barrel protein; translation: MSDKNRVTGIKDSERNKVINLTLKDRNKVNDFGKAQGGYGTDDRYMSSLNYNIFTPKVQLSIIGIYNNINTTGADIDEIMDFSKGGRHSFGGRNNDPTYGFLTTGIGGFNFGYEFKKDQNLNADYFYNYNKATSGLIETDRVEFINDQEIRTESKSNDEDITNSHKANFNYRDRSKKMSSFNLRGKIASNNTDSFGDESLNKYNGAGELDLGSLGKSESSAESSSGTINANYVRRFLENSKRNIQIKGGFRGSNNDRNSSNMQDNSYNISNPNASYTVLNEIYKSSTTKKLNYNLSVEYTEPLAENHFIEFQVGTRTSNQDDDVDQENFENGVQTNPLIYEQNYKNSNLVGGLFYNFSNENLVLNIGGVIVNENQDFGLEGEENYDFTYTNFNPKIFFRYRPKRSKLFMFKAEKKINLASVAQLTPVINNFNPLFIKTGNPNLSPENEYEFFAMANNFNFSSGFYYHARINFSYITDAIVTNQFTDNLGIRTTTYANLGEKEDFNVSVRFGKRIESLNFRYNIKLSGGFDNYQSIINDEINTTKSKNGTLGFSLENNKKDNLDASVGADFSKNMAKFSTGKTKEREYFQQTYFAKMDWNITNRFNIDSQFKYEIYQDSNFDSDQSIPIWNASVSYAFLKGNSLNVKLSALDILNKSIGLIRDSNTNYYQEVNREVLGNYYMLSLTYILNASKVPQKPQKGGRHGRHH
- the mobB gene encoding MobB family relaxase, translating into MYITITKQTLDSNYTQSVADFVAYLEKENDDKSIDEMEHFFNQYGEEISSKEVIQEIDGNTAKLKKTEPKFYSITVNPSARELRRLQNHSEELKKYTRELMKDYAASFYRENPVSVDDIKYYAKIEHQRTFKGKDKQIQENQSYATKILALKNEIRKIEAGNSNGNIKNLKDTIKQLEKEAPHQQDGKRIVRGMPKEGSQSHIHIIMSRKDMSNTYSLSPGSKYKASETVFNGKLVKRGFDRDSFFKASEKTFDNLFQYKRNYVETYTARKTFVKNPKLYFSILSGLPTNERALAFKLLGKSGVNTSLLNIPTNQVQLALKALQRLKQGIGKAIESGSIGI
- a CDS encoding DUF6876 family protein gives rise to the protein MKNIENEIKQNLQHFHGSEMFFQIPLLQTRFTDGLKYLANVAECFWLITDASVIAKSLRDKSSFITIDFKRLSEQEQVKKQCKALLIYSDGNDNILETHKYRVTDFPLKELRLFFVDNTLMLPSEY
- a CDS encoding BfmA/BtgA family mobilization protein, which codes for MDNFYTIRFKRATAKRFKSFSKKVSNSYSVTMDLIIDFFEWHGFSPPERFEKSLGQELIKNRKRTEAVIAIIKDIEKNQTKPTNAMLELLFQESPDDNEPQEELFEQQELITENEELDYYRNQYQAVQRQHQIAKDDLRKIIAKTTYVKGSFGGGYLKLNLSKEEFENLKQKL
- a CDS encoding bifunctional 4-hydroxy-2-oxoglutarate aldolase/2-dehydro-3-deoxy-phosphogluconate aldolase; translated protein: MKIFYKKENMYPIEQKAMSNLIIDKVDKAGIIAMLIIDELNHAVPVAKALLAGGIDTIELTLRTPVALDAARAIKKELPEITLGFGTVLTLDQVNAVKEVEADFAVSPGCNPKIIAEAYKLGLSFSPGIMTPTDIEMAIEQGCRILKYFPAESSGGMNHLVNMSAPYQYLGLKFIPLGGLNIKNAARYLESNLITAVGGSWVAKRDLILGENWDQITTNAKEIIELVKAVRSKNN
- a CDS encoding type IV secretory system conjugative DNA transfer family protein, whose protein sequence is MNLSIAHSIVFIIVPIIFLGTIAYVFLHREESVKKDKKYQVHLKLRWGRFRIENIKRGASVIGSAGSGKTESVIYNFLQHFSKHEFCGILHDYKDFELTEIAYPLFKNKNVKFYTIAFDQIHYCVNPIAPRYLPNEESVNELSKVLIENLLELGESSTNSTSKFFSDAVEGLMAGMIWKLKTSYPQFCTLPYLIAIFQSMTTKRLVAFVSSNITSKSMASAFINGMDSDKQTAGVKSTLANAFKKISSQQLFMVLSKDEVPLNINSNENPSVISIVNHPKYESAYSPIIAAIMHTVIKQMSIRGQRSSFLMMEEAPTIKLLNMHRVPATLRSYDIATIYVMQDKVQNDILYGDKMSKAILSNLSYQFFGKVNDPDTAKYYERFFEIIKKPTHSISKNSGLSFESRITKGEKEVSKRRADIFFRLKQGEFIAFADGKDKKVQFKLQSIEKEVPQKTNQYSKEDLRLNLERIYRDANSI
- a CDS encoding JAB domain-containing protein, whose product is MKNKVNEIKISYKSKETKTPCKINRSADAANLLFEHWNQDTIELHESFKVVLMNNSNIVKGIIEISNGGIAGTLVDVRILFAVALKTLTTGIIICHNHPSGTLKPSEADKRLTTKIKQASEFLDIKLLDHLILIFDGAFYSFADNNLL